One genomic segment of Caldimonas brevitalea includes these proteins:
- a CDS encoding SDR family oxidoreductase — MQSMKTAELEGKVAIVTGASRGIGKAIALRLAGAGTRVVVASKTAQPHPRLPGTIHDTVREIREAGGTASAVQCDVRLHADLQRVVDTALADYGRIDILINNAGAIWLRSLADTDESRLDLVLDVNFRAPFLLARLCLPHMAANSWGHIVNMGPPLLQQATNSSGMIAYLTSKLGATLMAHGLGDELKGTGIACNSLWPRTLIESAVTTTFGLGRPDDWRRSDILVDAVMLILAQDCRTFTGQALIDEDVLGEYGGVVDFSRYSVVEGSRPAAMNLALFKDMAAQAQRRAQAAT; from the coding sequence ATGCAATCCATGAAAACTGCCGAACTTGAAGGCAAGGTGGCGATCGTGACCGGCGCAAGCCGCGGAATTGGCAAGGCCATCGCACTGCGCCTGGCCGGAGCAGGAACTCGCGTTGTGGTGGCCTCCAAGACAGCGCAGCCGCATCCCCGCCTGCCGGGCACGATCCACGACACCGTGCGGGAAATACGCGAGGCGGGCGGCACGGCCAGCGCCGTTCAGTGCGACGTGCGCCTTCACGCGGATCTCCAACGTGTGGTCGATACGGCCCTCGCGGACTACGGCCGTATCGACATCCTGATCAACAACGCGGGAGCGATCTGGCTACGGTCGCTGGCCGATACCGACGAGAGTCGCCTGGACTTGGTCCTGGACGTCAACTTCAGGGCGCCGTTCCTGCTTGCCCGCCTGTGTCTACCGCACATGGCCGCCAACAGCTGGGGGCACATCGTCAACATGGGGCCGCCCTTACTGCAGCAGGCTACGAACTCATCCGGAATGATCGCCTACCTCACTTCCAAGCTGGGTGCGACGCTGATGGCGCACGGCCTTGGCGACGAGCTGAAAGGAACGGGCATCGCATGCAATTCGCTGTGGCCCCGTACGTTGATCGAGTCCGCGGTCACCACCACCTTCGGGCTTGGGCGTCCCGACGACTGGCGGCGAAGCGACATCCTTGTCGATGCGGTGATGCTGATCCTGGCGCAGGACTGCCGTACGTTCACGGGACAGGCACTGATCGACGAGGACGTCCTGGGCGAATACGGCGGCGTCGTCGACTTCAGCCGCTACAGCGTCGTCGAGGGCAGCCGGCCAGCGGCGATGAATCTGGCCCTGTTCAAGGACATGGCGGCGCAAGCGCAGCGGCGCGCACAGGCTGCGACCTGA